The proteins below come from a single Novosphingobium aromaticivorans DSM 12444 genomic window:
- a CDS encoding nuclear transport factor 2 family protein yields the protein MSYPREEVEAAIEGLREAFVEAERRNHWAWIADEFYHENATYYCPYGGSMPVFARNRDEIRATHYGRDMDVGSGWAGWSFPILEYAVNGDRIFSRWVNRGPGRRPDGSFYETEGVSFITYGGGGKFTSQLDLFDIGHQMKLCDELKEAGLLDPALERDWVAPMKRRIIDSMNQGIAPAPAA from the coding sequence GTGTCATATCCCCGCGAGGAAGTCGAAGCCGCGATCGAGGGGCTGCGCGAAGCATTCGTCGAAGCCGAGCGCCGCAACCATTGGGCGTGGATCGCCGACGAGTTCTATCACGAGAACGCGACCTATTATTGCCCCTATGGCGGTTCGATGCCCGTGTTCGCCCGCAACCGTGACGAAATCCGTGCCACCCACTATGGCCGCGACATGGACGTGGGCTCGGGATGGGCGGGCTGGAGCTTTCCGATCCTGGAATACGCCGTGAACGGCGACCGCATCTTCAGTCGCTGGGTCAACCGCGGTCCGGGCCGCCGTCCGGATGGTTCGTTCTACGAAACCGAGGGGGTGAGCTTCATCACCTATGGCGGAGGCGGCAAGTTTACCTCGCAGCTCGACCTTTTCGACATCGGCCACCAGATGAAGCTGTGCGACGAGCTCAAGGAGGCGGGCCTGCTTGACCCCGCGCTCGAGCGCGACTGGGTGGCCCCGATGAAGCGACGGATCATCGACAGCATGAACCAGGGCATCGCGCCCGCGCCTGCTGCCTGA
- a CDS encoding SDR family oxidoreductase: protein MTGTLLLTGGSTGFGAGVALEMAARGWTVFASMRDLAKAGRLMEYTASLESGGAIVPVRIDVTDGASIESGLAEVLERTEGRLDALLNNAGYSVIAPFEEMTEADVRAQMETNFFGALAITRAVLPTMRDAGRGRILTVTSNAVNTPHPMLSLYAASKWALEGWAEGLAMEVAPFGIEVGVIQPGAHRTPFAGNVQFAMPEGSAYERWLEAAGPSLAELDAWGRDPALGIAAIADCLCMERMPFRTLVGEDTQVFAALKGSGPFELRAMVLRAITGAPGPGALAGSDGQGPTGDWPVASRVLQRVAQSVAQDRQAPGVLAAMFGFAN, encoded by the coding sequence ATGACCGGTACGCTTCTTTTGACCGGGGGTTCGACCGGATTCGGCGCGGGCGTCGCGTTGGAAATGGCGGCAAGAGGCTGGACGGTCTTTGCCTCGATGCGGGATCTCGCGAAGGCCGGACGCCTGATGGAATACACGGCATCGCTGGAGAGCGGCGGCGCGATTGTCCCGGTCCGCATCGACGTGACCGACGGCGCCTCCATCGAAAGCGGTCTAGCCGAAGTGCTCGAACGAACCGAAGGCAGGCTCGACGCGTTGCTCAACAATGCCGGCTATTCGGTGATCGCGCCCTTCGAGGAAATGACCGAGGCGGACGTTCGCGCGCAGATGGAGACCAACTTCTTCGGCGCGCTTGCCATCACGCGCGCGGTGCTGCCCACGATGCGCGATGCCGGAAGGGGGCGCATCCTGACCGTCACCAGCAACGCCGTGAACACGCCGCACCCGATGCTCTCGCTTTACGCCGCGTCCAAGTGGGCGCTCGAAGGATGGGCGGAAGGGCTGGCCATGGAAGTCGCGCCGTTCGGCATCGAAGTGGGCGTGATCCAGCCCGGCGCTCACCGCACGCCCTTTGCCGGCAACGTGCAGTTCGCGATGCCCGAGGGCAGCGCCTATGAAAGGTGGCTGGAAGCCGCTGGACCGAGCCTTGCCGAACTCGACGCCTGGGGACGCGATCCGGCGCTGGGCATTGCTGCGATCGCCGACTGCCTTTGCATGGAACGCATGCCGTTCCGCACGCTGGTGGGCGAAGACACGCAGGTCTTCGCCGCACTCAAGGGCTCCGGTCCGTTCGAGCTGAGAGCGATGGTCCTGCGGGCCATCACCGGGGCGCCCGGACCGGGCGCGCTCGCGGGTTCGGACGGACAAGGCCCGACTGGCGACTGGCCGGTCGCCTCTCGAGTTCTCCAGCGCGTCGCCCAAAGCGTCGCCCAGGATCGGCAGGCACCCGGCGTGCTCGCCGCGATGTTCGGCTTCGCAAACTGA